From the Agromyces laixinhei genome, the window TTCGAGCCGTTCGCCGCCCAGATCTGCGCGGGATCGAGCCCGTGGCCGAGGTAGCCGGCGAGTGCACGGCGCAAGGCCGTGAACTCGCGGTCGGGATACCGATTCAGCGTCAGGATCGCTGCGGCCACCCTGGCGACGATGTCGTGTGCGACGTCTTCGGGAATCGGATGCGAGTTCTCGTTGACGTTGAGCGCGACCGGCACGGTCTTCTGCGGGGCCCCGTACGGGGAACGCCCACGAAGGTCGTCGCGGATGGGGAGGTCGTCGAGACTCGTCACCATGCAAGCCTACGAGGCTCGCCAGCGTGTGTCAGACGGCTCTCACGGTGCGATCGGCAGCGCGAGCCGCTGCCCGGGCTCGACCATCGCCCCATCGAGACCGTTGAGACGGATGATCTCATCGATGACCTCGCGCACGTCGGCGTTGGGATCGACCGTTTCAGCGATGCCCCAGAGCGAATCGCCGTGCCCGACGGTCACGTACTCGAAGGAAACGGCAGCGCCCGCACCGTCGATATCGGCGGCGGCACCCCCGGAGCCGAGCACGATGACGAACGCCCAGATCACGATCGGGAGCGCGGCCAGCGAAGTGAAGACGATGCGGCCGCGCCGCGTCAGTCGGAGTCGGGTACGCGAAGACTCATCTCGCACCCGGTCGCGCGGGAGCACCCGTGCGGCTTGAAA encodes:
- a CDS encoding LysM peptidoglycan-binding domain-containing protein, with product MSAVIATTGFQAARVLPRDRVRDESSRTRLRLTRRGRIVFTSLAALPIVIWAFVIVLGSGGAAADIDGAGAAVSFEYVTVGHGDSLWGIAETVDPNADVREVIDEIIRLNGLDGAMVEPGQRLALPIAP